A DNA window from Takifugu flavidus isolate HTHZ2018 chromosome 15, ASM371156v2, whole genome shotgun sequence contains the following coding sequences:
- the snap47 gene encoding synaptosomal-associated protein 47 isoform X2, with translation MSRDVAVHSWSASYYINNDKRWETGTLCLTRTMLRFVSVKSKESLVSFPLSRIMELKMESSSFIFSTLTVLEEGNVKHWFGSLKPNRVVVYNVIEHFWRERLLSPSSEACGAESQVSKGRELINLMAGAQKRLENTGTVLSQQGEQFDNMMQGLEKIDSDLGIANKLLTELETPSWWPFGKLPWRAQQEVKAEDAARAAATASAALSKGSGRNRVITSIPAVVSKSGDSDLKPGCLLVHVSSLEVHDKNFQLLHRFERNEVDEIKVHSPYEITVRQRFIGKPDICWRLLSAKMPEALSVFEMQYKKKMEYMCEYRRTPASSPCHLESPDFYKGLQQRCQESELPLEVPAGELSQLQELVLQPSVSQTEAQELRQSGILRKKLNHQWPKCCCS, from the exons ATGAGCCGGGATGTAGCTGTTCACAGCTGGTCCGCTTCCTACTACATCAACAACGACAAGCGATGGGAAACCGGGACCCTCTGTCTCACCAGAACCATGTTGCGCTTCGTCTCTGTTAAGAGTAAAGAGAGCCTTGTGAGCTTCCCCCTCTCCAGGATCATGGAGCTAAAGATGGAATCATCCAGTTTCATTTTCAGCACTCTGACAGTGCTCGAGGAGGGCAATGTGAAACACTGGTTTGGTTCCCTCAAACCCAATAGGGTGGTGGTTTACAATGTGATCGAGCATTTCTGGAGAGAACGACTTCTATCCCCCAGCTCTGAAGCTTGTGGCGCAGAAAGTCAAGTCTCTAAAGGTAGGGAGTTAATAAATCTTATGGCCGGGGCCCAGAAAAGATTGGAAAACACTGGTACAGTTCTTAGCCAACAAGGAGAACAGTTTGACAATATGATGCAGGGACTGGAGAAGATTGACTCTGACCTTGGCATTGCTAACAA ACTCTTGACAGAGCTGGAGACCCCCTCCTGGTGGCCTTTTGGCAAGCTCCCATGGAGggctcagcaggaagtgaaggCTGAGGATGCTGCAAGAGCTGCTGCCACCGCCTCTGCTGCACTGAGCAAAGGATCTGGTAGAAATAGAGTCATCACAAGTATCCCAGCTGTAGTAAGTAAAAGTGGGGACTCAGACTTAAAACCTGGATGCTTGCTGGTGCACGTGTCCTCGCTGGAGGTCCACGACAAAaacttccagctcctccaccgtTTTGAGCGTAACGAAGTTGATGAAATCAAAGTCCACAGCCCATACGAGATCACTGTTCGCCAACGGTTTATTGGGAAGCCCGATATATGCTGGAGATTACTGTCTGCAAAGATGCCAGAAGCACTGTCTGTGTTCGAGATGCAGTACAAAAAGAAGATGGAGTATATGTGTGAATACAGGAGAactccagcttcatccccatGTCATCTGGAAAGTCCAGACTTTTATAAAG GTTTACAGCAGAGATGCCAAGAGTCAGAGCTTCCACTGGAGGTCCCTGCAGGAGAGCTGTCCCAATTGCAAGAGCTTGTCCTCCAGCCATCTGTCagccagactgaggctcaggagctcagacag TCAGGTATTCTCAGAAAAAAACTCAACCATCAGTGGCCCAA atgctgctgcagctga
- the snap47 gene encoding synaptosomal-associated protein 47 isoform X1 has translation MSRDVAVHSWSASYYINNDKRWETGTLCLTRTMLRFVSVKSKESLVSFPLSRIMELKMESSSFIFSTLTVLEEGNVKHWFGSLKPNRVVVYNVIEHFWRERLLSPSSEACGAESQVSKGRELINLMAGAQKRLENTGTVLSQQGEQFDNMMQGLEKIDSDLGIANKLLTELETPSWWPFGKLPWRAQQEVKAEDAARAAATASAALSKGSGRNRVITSIPAVVSKSGDSDLKPGCLLVHVSSLEVHDKNFQLLHRFERNEVDEIKVHSPYEITVRQRFIGKPDICWRLLSAKMPEALSVFEMQYKKKMEYMCEYRRTPASSPCHLESPDFYKGLQQRCQESELPLEVPAGELSQLQELVLQPSVSQTEAQELRQMLLQLKNLALEAETELERQDEVLDVLTSSTDRTTMQIGKHTCRMKRLL, from the exons ATGAGCCGGGATGTAGCTGTTCACAGCTGGTCCGCTTCCTACTACATCAACAACGACAAGCGATGGGAAACCGGGACCCTCTGTCTCACCAGAACCATGTTGCGCTTCGTCTCTGTTAAGAGTAAAGAGAGCCTTGTGAGCTTCCCCCTCTCCAGGATCATGGAGCTAAAGATGGAATCATCCAGTTTCATTTTCAGCACTCTGACAGTGCTCGAGGAGGGCAATGTGAAACACTGGTTTGGTTCCCTCAAACCCAATAGGGTGGTGGTTTACAATGTGATCGAGCATTTCTGGAGAGAACGACTTCTATCCCCCAGCTCTGAAGCTTGTGGCGCAGAAAGTCAAGTCTCTAAAGGTAGGGAGTTAATAAATCTTATGGCCGGGGCCCAGAAAAGATTGGAAAACACTGGTACAGTTCTTAGCCAACAAGGAGAACAGTTTGACAATATGATGCAGGGACTGGAGAAGATTGACTCTGACCTTGGCATTGCTAACAA ACTCTTGACAGAGCTGGAGACCCCCTCCTGGTGGCCTTTTGGCAAGCTCCCATGGAGggctcagcaggaagtgaaggCTGAGGATGCTGCAAGAGCTGCTGCCACCGCCTCTGCTGCACTGAGCAAAGGATCTGGTAGAAATAGAGTCATCACAAGTATCCCAGCTGTAGTAAGTAAAAGTGGGGACTCAGACTTAAAACCTGGATGCTTGCTGGTGCACGTGTCCTCGCTGGAGGTCCACGACAAAaacttccagctcctccaccgtTTTGAGCGTAACGAAGTTGATGAAATCAAAGTCCACAGCCCATACGAGATCACTGTTCGCCAACGGTTTATTGGGAAGCCCGATATATGCTGGAGATTACTGTCTGCAAAGATGCCAGAAGCACTGTCTGTGTTCGAGATGCAGTACAAAAAGAAGATGGAGTATATGTGTGAATACAGGAGAactccagcttcatccccatGTCATCTGGAAAGTCCAGACTTTTATAAAG GTTTACAGCAGAGATGCCAAGAGTCAGAGCTTCCACTGGAGGTCCCTGCAGGAGAGCTGTCCCAATTGCAAGAGCTTGTCCTCCAGCCATCTGTCagccagactgaggctcaggagctcagacag atgctgctgcagctgaagaactTGGCCCTGGAGGCAGAAACGGAGCTGGAACGGCAGGATGAGGTTCTGGATGTTCTGACCAGCTCCACTGACCGAACCACCATGCAAATAGGAAAGCACACCTGCCGCATGAAGAGACTGCTGTAG